In Prunus dulcis chromosome 2, ALMONDv2, whole genome shotgun sequence, a single genomic region encodes these proteins:
- the LOC117619853 gene encoding uncharacterized protein LOC117619853 — MGNCVFKGFGEAEEMVKVVTSSGGIMELYAPITANAITTEFPGHAIFKSRDLFAQPLLHNEELHPKELYYLLPLNPYKSTPKDHENINVNPNGAVSTPYRMSCDSQGLLRKRADPEVFPRYNSSGVWKVKLVISPEQLSEILSQEARTEALIESVRTVAKCGTGGNSSAAGSDQWSVSSSWKESAS; from the coding sequence ATGGGAAATTGTGTGTTCAAAGGGTTTGGAGAGGCAGAGGAGATGGTGAAGGTGGTGACTTCCAGCGGGGGAATAATGGAGCTCTATGCCCCAATCACAGCCAACGCCATAACCACCGAGTTCCCAGGCCACGCCATCTTCAAATCCCGCGACCTCTTCGCCCAACCTCTCCTCCACAACGAAGAGCTTCATCCCAAAGAGCTCTACTATCTCCTCCCTCTCAACCCCTACAAGTCCACCCCGAAAGACCACGAAAACATCAACGTAAACCCCAACGGCGCAGTTTCTACGCCGTACCGCATGTCGTGCGACAGCCAAGGGTTGCTTAGGAAGAGGGCAGACCCCGAAGTGTTTCCGAGGTACAATAGTAGCGGGGTTTGGAAGGTGAAGCTTGTAATAAGCCCGGAGCAGCTGTCGGAGATTTTGTCGCAGGAGGCTCGCACCGAGGCTTTGATTGAGAGTGTGAGGACGGTGGCCAAGTGCGGCACCGGAGGGAACTCGTCGGCGGCGGGTTCGGATCAGTGGAGTGTGTCTAGCAGTTGGAAGGAGTCGGCATCATGA
- the LOC117619799 gene encoding RNA-binding protein 24-B isoform X1, whose protein sequence is MSQPRQFQMVGSNINNPGQYNDTTFTKIFVGGLAWETQRETMRRYFEQFGEILEAVVITDKNTGRSKGYGFVTFKDSEAAMRACQNPSPVIDGRRANCNLASLGAQKTRPPTPHQQHGAGRFRPAHGLVAPPAYHGSSSPYFHQPTGQYTFPYSAYGYTGYSQDSMYPMNYYSVYGGQQFSPYYTTTGASGPTGMYQNVYPLYAQYAQSSSQAHGLGVQYPQMVQYPYLPHQPYAAGSTAGILSLPSSMPITTTTTTTTGTTTAAATGAGASSQASAANSEQNSST, encoded by the exons ATGTCTCAACCAAGGCAATTTCAGATGGTGGGTAGTAACATTAATAATCCTGGCCAATACAATGACACAACTTTCACCAAAATCTTTGTTGGTGGGTTGGCTTGGGAGACTCAGAGGGAGACTATGAGAAGGTATTTTGAACAGTTTGGAGAGATCTTAGAGGCTGTTGTGATTACAGATAAGAACACTGGGAGGTCCAAGGGTTATGGATTT GTTACATTTAAGGATTCAGAGGCAGCCATGAGAGCATGTCAAAATCCATCCCCTGTGATTGATGGAAGGAGGGCAAATTGCAATCTTGCATCTCTTGGTGCACAAAAGACTCGTCCCCCAACTCCTCATCAGCAGCATG GTGCAGGAAGGTTCAGACCAGCACATGGGTTGGTGGCTCCACCTGCTTATCATGGCTCTTCATCACCATACTTCCATCAACCAACTGGTCAATACACATTTCCTTATTCAGCTTATGG GTACACTGGATATTCACAAGATTCCATGTATCCCATg AATTATTATAGTGTTTATGGTGGTCAACAATTCTCACCTTATTACACCACCACTGGGGCATCAGGGCCAACTGGCATGTACCAAAATGTCTACCCATTATATGCTCAGTATGCACAGAGCAGTAGCCAGGCTCATGGTCTTGGAGTTCAATATCCCCAAATGGTACAGTACCCATATTTGCCTCATCAGCCCTATGCTGCTGGTTCCACAGCTGggattctctctcttccttcttcaATGCCAATTACCACCACCACAACTACCACCACAG GTacaacaacagcagcagcaactgGTGCTGGTGCTTCTTCACAAGCCTCTGCAGCCAATTCTGAACAGAATTCTTCAACTTAA
- the LOC117619799 gene encoding RNA-binding protein 24-B isoform X2: MVGSNINNPGQYNDTTFTKIFVGGLAWETQRETMRRYFEQFGEILEAVVITDKNTGRSKGYGFVTFKDSEAAMRACQNPSPVIDGRRANCNLASLGAQKTRPPTPHQQHGAGRFRPAHGLVAPPAYHGSSSPYFHQPTGQYTFPYSAYGYTGYSQDSMYPMNYYSVYGGQQFSPYYTTTGASGPTGMYQNVYPLYAQYAQSSSQAHGLGVQYPQMVQYPYLPHQPYAAGSTAGILSLPSSMPITTTTTTTTGTTTAAATGAGASSQASAANSEQNSST; encoded by the exons ATGGTGGGTAGTAACATTAATAATCCTGGCCAATACAATGACACAACTTTCACCAAAATCTTTGTTGGTGGGTTGGCTTGGGAGACTCAGAGGGAGACTATGAGAAGGTATTTTGAACAGTTTGGAGAGATCTTAGAGGCTGTTGTGATTACAGATAAGAACACTGGGAGGTCCAAGGGTTATGGATTT GTTACATTTAAGGATTCAGAGGCAGCCATGAGAGCATGTCAAAATCCATCCCCTGTGATTGATGGAAGGAGGGCAAATTGCAATCTTGCATCTCTTGGTGCACAAAAGACTCGTCCCCCAACTCCTCATCAGCAGCATG GTGCAGGAAGGTTCAGACCAGCACATGGGTTGGTGGCTCCACCTGCTTATCATGGCTCTTCATCACCATACTTCCATCAACCAACTGGTCAATACACATTTCCTTATTCAGCTTATGG GTACACTGGATATTCACAAGATTCCATGTATCCCATg AATTATTATAGTGTTTATGGTGGTCAACAATTCTCACCTTATTACACCACCACTGGGGCATCAGGGCCAACTGGCATGTACCAAAATGTCTACCCATTATATGCTCAGTATGCACAGAGCAGTAGCCAGGCTCATGGTCTTGGAGTTCAATATCCCCAAATGGTACAGTACCCATATTTGCCTCATCAGCCCTATGCTGCTGGTTCCACAGCTGggattctctctcttccttcttcaATGCCAATTACCACCACCACAACTACCACCACAG GTacaacaacagcagcagcaactgGTGCTGGTGCTTCTTCACAAGCCTCTGCAGCCAATTCTGAACAGAATTCTTCAACTTAA
- the LOC117618533 gene encoding 60S acidic ribosomal protein P1-like, with the protein MSVSELACTYAALVLHDDGIPITAEKIATLVKAANVTVESYWPGLFAKLAEKRNIEDLILNVGAGGGGGAVAVAAPGAGAAAPAAAPAAEEKKEEPKEESDDDMGFSLFD; encoded by the exons ATGTCAGTCTCAGAGCTTGCTTGCACTTACGCCGCCCTAGTCCTCCACGACGATGGCATCCCCATCACT GCTGAGAAGATTGCAACATTGGTGAAAGCTGCCAATGTCACAGTTGAGTCCTACTGGCCTGGATTGTTCGCTAAGCTCGCCGAGAAGCGAAACATTGAGGACCTTATTCTGAATGTCGGTGCCGGAGGGGGTGGTGGTGCAGTTGCTGTTGCCGCCCCAGGTGCAGGTGCCGCTGCCCCTGCTGCTGCTCCCGCAGCAGAGGAGAAGAAG GAGGAACCCAAGGAAGAAAGTGATGACGATATGGGATTCAGCTTGTTTGATTAG
- the LOC117619963 gene encoding granule-bound starch synthase 1, chloroplastic/amyloplastic-like, with the protein MATVTASSFASTSSNVSYGAVSSVSEPKTGYKKMGFGKQAMTHNGLRALNTVDELRVKIMGNSIARQARSKSFNSTRTGSRPAGTIVCGSGMNLVFLGTEVGPWSKTGGLGDVLGGLPPAMAANGHRVMTVSPRYDQYKDAWDTEVTIEVKVGEKTEKVRFFHCYKRGVDRVFVDHPLFLEKVWGKTASKIYGPIAGEDFKDNQLRFSLLCQAALEAPRVLNLNSSKYFSGLYGEEVVFIANDWHTALLPCYLKAIYQPRGIYKSAKVAFCIHNIAYQGRFASADFALLNLPDEFKSSFDFIDGYDKPVKGRKINWMKAGILESDKVLTVSPYYAEELVSTVEKGVELDNIIRKAGILGIVNGMDVQEWNPLTDKYTAAKYDASTVTDAKPLLKEALQAEVGLPVDRDIPVIGFIGRLEEQKGSDILIEAIPHFIKENVQIIVLGTGKKPMEKQLEQLEIKYPDKARGVAKFNVPLAHMITAGADFMLVPSRFEPCGLIQLHAMRYGTVPIVASTGGLVDTVKEGFTGFQMGGFNVECEVVDPADVQAIATTVTRALGTYGTPAFTEIIGNCMAQDLSWKGPAKKWEEVLLNLGVADSEPGIDGEEIAPLAKENIATP; encoded by the exons ATGGCAACTGTCACTGCTTCAAGCTTTGCCTCAACAAGTTCCAATGTCAGCTATGGCGCTGTATCTTCTGTATCAGAGCCTAAAACGGGATATAAGAAAATGGGTTTTGGAAAACAGGCCATGACTCACAATGGCTTAAGAGCTTTGAACACAGTGGACGAGCTCCGCGTCAAAATCATGGGAAATTCAATTGCAAGGCAAGCAAGGAGCAAATCTTTCAACAGTACTAGGACTGGTTCAAGACCGGCAGGAACCATTGTTTGTGGAAGTGGGATGAATTTAGTGTTTCTGGGAACAGAAGTTGGCCCATGGAGCAAAACTGGTGGACTTGGAGATGTTCTTGGAGGCCTGCCACCAGCTATGGCA GCAAATGGCCATCGAGTGATGACTGTTTCTCCGCGATACGACCAGTACAAAGATGCATGGGATACAGAAGTTACAATTGAG GTTAAAGTGGgagaaaaaactgaaaaggTTCGCTTCTTTCATTGCTACAAAAGAGGAGTTGATCGTGTGTTTGTGGATCACCCACTGTTTCTTGAAAAG GTTTGGGGAAAAACTGCATCCAAAATCTACGGACCCATTGCTGGAGAGGATTTCAAGGACAACCAACTTAGATTCAGCCTGCTATGCCAG GCAGCTCTAGAAGCACCAAGAGTTCTGAACCTTAACAGCAGCAAATATTTTTCGGGACTATATG GAGAAGAAGTCGTTTTCATTGCCAACGATTGGCACACTGCCCTCCTCCCATGCTACCTGAAAGCCATATACCAACCTAGAGGCATATACAAGAGTGCTAAA GTAGCCTTTTGCATTCACAACATTGCTTATCAAGGCAGATTCGCATCCGCGGACTTCGCACTTCTCAATCTACCAGATGAATTCAAAAGctcctttgatttcattgatGG CTATGACAAGCCAGTGAAGGGGAGGAAAATTAACTGGATGAAAGCTGGAATTTTAGAATCAGACAAGGTCTTGACTGTTAGCCCATACTATGCTGAAGAACTAGTTTCTACAGTTGAAAAAGGAGTCGAATTGGACAACATTATTCGGAAAGCTGGAATTCTTGGAATTGTGAATGGCATGGACGTCCAGGAGTGGAATCCATTAACTGACAAGTATACAGCTGCCAAATATGATGCTTCAACT GTGACTGATGCAAAGCCTCTGTTGAAAGAAGCCCTCCAAGCAGAAGTGGGATTGCCAGTGGACAGAGACATCCCTGTCATAGGTTTCATTGGTAGGCTTGAAGAGCAGAAAGGTTCAGATATTCTGATAGAAGCCATTCCCCATTTTATCAAAGAGAATGTTCAGATCATAGTCCTC GGGACTGGCAAAAAGCCGATGGAGAAGCAGCTTGAACAGTTGGAGATAAAATACCCTGACAAAGCCCGGGGGGTAGCAAAGTTCAATGTTCCTCTGGCCCATATGATAACAGCCGGAGCTGATTTTATGTTGGTTCCAAGCAGATTTGAGCCTTGCGGTCTCATTCAGTTGCATGCCATGCGTTACGGAACT GTGCCAATTGTTGCCTCAACTGGTGGGTTGGTAGACACTGTTAAAGAAGGATTCACTGGATTTCAAATGGGAGGTTTCAATGTGGAA TGTGAAGTTGTTGATCCTGCGGATGTACAAGCGATTGCAACTACTGTCACAAGAGCCCTTGGAACTTATGGAACCCCAGCTTTTACTGAGATCATAGGCAACTGCATGGCTCAAGATTTATCATGGAAG GGGCCTGCCAAGAAATGGGAGGAAGTGCTGCTAAATTTGGGTGTTGCTGACAGCGAACCCGGGATCGATGGTGAGGAAATTGCACCACTCGCCAAGGAAAACATCGCAACGCCATGA